In Hoeflea ulvae, one genomic interval encodes:
- a CDS encoding heparinase II/III family protein, protein MALGRINAMRFAGGVPDRLVVAPIDLRIADSHIAEEIYSGRFAMGGTMVDTGGGSPFQIEVENQAFARSLQGFGWLRHMRAADHDLAFANARALVDDWITVQGRDLGGLAYDPQVLSTRLIAWFSHSPIVLRGADHGFYRRFLKSIALQTRYLRHVTLALPADAIRFRARIALAMASLCLPSSAGTIRSASRLLSAEFDLQILPDGGHISRNPMVLINLLTDLLPLRQTYVNLGQKPPGNMIAGMDRMFTALRFFRHANGELALFNGASAVSADRLLGVLRYDETSGAAYREMPHSHYQRLAAGAVVLIADTGPPPKGNVSATSHAGCLSFELSSGRSRFIVNAGAPVYFHPDHAEFSRLTAAHSTVTFNDTSSVKISHSPFLGPIVTSGVRRVTVKSLDQEGVQLGFSATHDGYVSSLRLLHRREIRLMASGHELHGRDQFLKPDEDNPPASDKTVAVARFHIHPTISVSQDETGVVHLTARDGDSWAFVCNDLKLEIEEDVHFADLAGARTSKQITLTCVVGECAQVDWQLIRTTLPRSMS, encoded by the coding sequence ATGGCGTTGGGGCGGATCAATGCGATGCGGTTTGCCGGCGGCGTGCCGGACCGGCTCGTGGTTGCGCCGATCGATCTGCGTATCGCCGACTCGCATATCGCCGAAGAAATCTATTCCGGGCGGTTCGCCATGGGCGGGACCATGGTCGACACCGGCGGCGGCAGCCCGTTCCAGATCGAAGTCGAAAACCAGGCCTTCGCGCGCAGTCTGCAGGGCTTTGGCTGGCTCAGGCACATGCGGGCCGCCGATCACGACCTGGCCTTTGCCAATGCGCGGGCGCTGGTCGATGACTGGATCACCGTGCAGGGCCGCGATCTGGGCGGTCTGGCCTATGATCCCCAGGTTCTGTCCACGCGGCTGATTGCCTGGTTTTCGCACTCTCCCATCGTGCTGCGCGGGGCCGATCACGGTTTCTACCGGCGGTTTTTGAAAAGTATTGCCCTGCAAACCCGCTATTTGCGTCATGTGACGCTGGCGCTGCCGGCCGATGCCATCCGGTTCAGGGCACGGATAGCGCTGGCAATGGCGAGCCTGTGCCTGCCCTCGAGCGCCGGCACCATCCGCTCCGCCTCCCGGCTGCTGTCGGCCGAGTTCGACCTGCAGATCCTGCCTGACGGGGGGCACATCTCGCGCAATCCGATGGTGCTGATCAATCTGCTGACCGATCTGCTGCCGCTCAGGCAGACCTATGTCAATCTCGGCCAGAAGCCGCCCGGCAACATGATCGCCGGGATGGACAGAATGTTCACGGCACTGCGCTTCTTCCGCCACGCCAATGGCGAACTGGCGCTGTTCAACGGCGCCTCGGCCGTTTCGGCAGACCGGCTGCTCGGCGTGTTGCGCTATGATGAGACTTCCGGCGCGGCCTATCGCGAAATGCCGCATTCGCACTATCAGAGGCTGGCCGCGGGAGCGGTGGTTCTGATCGCCGATACCGGGCCGCCGCCAAAGGGAAATGTGTCGGCGACATCCCATGCCGGCTGCCTGTCCTTCGAGCTGTCCTCGGGGCGCAGCCGCTTCATCGTCAATGCCGGGGCGCCGGTGTATTTTCACCCCGATCATGCCGAGTTCAGCCGGCTGACCGCGGCCCACAGCACCGTCACCTTCAATGACACCTCGTCGGTGAAGATCTCGCATTCGCCCTTTCTCGGCCCGATCGTCACGTCCGGCGTGCGGCGGGTCACCGTCAAGTCGCTTGACCAGGAGGGCGTGCAGCTCGGGTTCAGCGCGACCCATGACGGCTATGTCAGCAGCCTGAGGCTCCTGCATCGCCGCGAGATCAGGCTGATGGCGTCAGGACATGAGCTGCATGGCCGCGACCAGTTTCTCAAGCCGGACGAAGACAATCCCCCGGCTTCCGACAAGACCGTCGCGGTTGCGCGGTTTCACATTCATCCGACAATCTCGGTGTCGCAGGACGAGACCGGTGTGGTCCATCTGACCGCGCGGGACGGCGACAGCTGGGCCTTTGTCTGCAACGATCTCAAGCTGGAGATCGAGGAAGACGTACATTTTGCCGATCTTGCCGGCGCGCGGACCAGCAAGCAGATCACCCTGACCTGTGTTGTCGGCGAATGCGCGCAGGTCGACTGGCAGCTGATCCGCACGACATTGCCCCGCTCCATGAGCTGA
- a CDS encoding DUF1674 domain-containing protein — protein MTTTSKADASTLTPPDAAANGEAVQAEPRELSPAARRALAEAEARREAREAETLKAEREIGGRGGADPARYGDWEINGRAIDF, from the coding sequence ATGACCACGACCTCGAAAGCCGACGCCTCGACCCTCACCCCGCCCGATGCCGCGGCCAATGGTGAAGCGGTGCAGGCCGAACCGCGCGAGCTCAGCCCCGCCGCCCGGCGCGCACTGGCCGAGGCGGAAGCGCGGCGCGAGGCGCGGGAAGCAGAAACGCTCAAGGCCGAACGGGAAATAGGCGGACGCGGCGGCGCCGATCCGGCACGCTATGGCGACTGGGAAATCAACGGCCGCGCCATCGACTTCTAG
- a CDS encoding MFS transporter, with product MTDVTGLPPKAAVQRRGVLGWMMFDWAAQPFFTVVTTFIFAPYFISRMASDPATGQAAWGYGIAAGGFLIAVLSPVLGSIADQTGPRKPWIAFFAVIKILALYGLWFAAPGSSLVGVVALFTLAAVAAEFSIVFNDSMLLRLVPKADIGRVSNLAWGLGYLGGMIVLIFIIAFLAASPETGRTIIGISPLFGLDPVLGEDARASAPISALWYGIFILPMFLFTPDAGNRRALGVAVRDGLIELRSTLGEVRRRAGIFRFLVARMIYQDGVNALLALGGGFAAAMFGWSITEIGVYGILLNIVAIFSCLYASRLDTRLGSKSVVLIAIALLLTATIGIVSTGPGFTFFGALMLGDADTGGLFGTAAEKAYIAFGLLIGIAFGPVQASSRAYMARSVTEEESGRYFGIYALAGRATSFLAPFMVATVTALSGSPRLGMATIVLFFAAGLIILWTTPYPADQPGTAPAAP from the coding sequence ATGACTGACGTAACCGGTTTGCCGCCGAAGGCTGCGGTCCAGCGCCGCGGCGTTCTCGGCTGGATGATGTTCGACTGGGCGGCGCAACCGTTCTTCACCGTCGTCACCACCTTCATCTTTGCCCCCTATTTCATCAGCCGCATGGCCAGCGATCCGGCCACCGGCCAGGCCGCCTGGGGCTATGGCATTGCCGCGGGCGGATTCCTGATTGCGGTTCTGTCGCCGGTGCTCGGCTCCATTGCCGACCAGACCGGGCCGCGCAAACCCTGGATCGCGTTCTTTGCGGTGATCAAGATACTGGCGCTGTACGGATTGTGGTTCGCAGCCCCTGGATCCAGCCTTGTCGGCGTCGTGGCGCTGTTCACCCTGGCCGCGGTGGCGGCGGAATTCTCGATCGTCTTCAATGATTCGATGTTGTTGCGGCTGGTGCCGAAGGCCGATATCGGCCGGGTGTCCAATCTGGCCTGGGGGCTGGGCTATCTCGGCGGCATGATCGTGCTGATCTTCATCATCGCCTTTCTCGCCGCCTCGCCGGAAACCGGCAGGACCATCATCGGCATCTCACCTCTTTTCGGCCTCGATCCGGTGCTCGGAGAGGACGCCCGCGCCTCGGCGCCGATATCCGCGCTCTGGTACGGCATCTTCATCCTGCCGATGTTCCTGTTCACACCCGACGCCGGCAACCGCCGGGCATTGGGCGTGGCGGTGCGCGACGGCCTGATCGAATTGAGATCGACACTGGGCGAGGTCCGTCGGCGCGCCGGCATCTTCCGCTTCCTGGTTGCCCGCATGATCTATCAGGACGGCGTCAATGCGCTGCTGGCCCTTGGCGGCGGCTTTGCCGCGGCGATGTTTGGCTGGTCGATCACCGAAATCGGCGTCTACGGCATCCTGCTCAATATCGTGGCGATCTTTTCCTGCCTCTATGCCAGCCGGCTCGACACCCGGCTCGGCTCCAAGTCGGTTGTCCTGATCGCCATCGCATTGCTGCTGACCGCCACCATCGGCATCGTCTCGACCGGACCCGGATTCACCTTTTTCGGCGCGCTGATGCTTGGCGACGCCGATACCGGCGGACTGTTCGGAACCGCGGCGGAAAAAGCCTATATCGCCTTCGGGCTGTTGATCGGCATTGCCTTCGGGCCGGTGCAGGCCTCATCACGTGCCTATATGGCGCGCAGCGTCACGGAAGAGGAATCCGGCCGCTATTTCGGCATCTATGCGCTGGCCGGCCGCGCCACCAGTTTTCTGGCGCCCTTCATGGTCGCCACGGTCACCGCCCTGTCGGGCTCGCCGCGGCTGGGCATGGCGACCATCGTGCTCTTCTTCGCCGCAGGCCTGATCATCCTCTGGACCACGCCCTACCCGGCCGATCAGCCGGGGACTGCCCCGGCCGCGCCGTAA
- a CDS encoding thermonuclease family protein — MRFPFSIPCAVVAFLGLALAVSGAAEEADTKWRSIPGPVLAQVIRVIDGDTLEVDAHPWPGHAVRVSVRLRGIDTPERRSSCSAERLAADHARRELARLVAGVSSVELINVSGGKYYGRVLADLRAGSRDIAAAMLESGLARPYHGGKRHKALCGAFGN, encoded by the coding sequence ATGCGATTCCCGTTCTCCATTCCCTGTGCAGTGGTTGCATTTCTTGGTCTGGCCCTTGCCGTGTCCGGCGCGGCAGAGGAGGCTGACACAAAGTGGCGCAGCATCCCGGGGCCGGTCCTGGCGCAGGTGATACGCGTCATCGACGGCGACACGCTCGAGGTCGACGCCCATCCCTGGCCGGGACATGCGGTGCGGGTGTCGGTCAGGTTGCGCGGCATCGACACGCCGGAGCGCCGCTCCTCCTGTTCGGCCGAACGGCTGGCCGCAGATCATGCCCGCCGCGAGCTTGCGCGGCTGGTGGCAGGGGTTTCGAGTGTCGAGCTGATCAATGTCTCGGGCGGCAAATATTATGGCCGCGTGCTGGCCGACCTCAGGGCAGGAAGCCGCGACATCGCTGCCGCCATGCTGGAAAGCGGGCTGGCCAGACCCTATCACGGTGGCAAGCGCCACAAAGCTTTGTGCGGCGCGTTCGGCAACTAG
- a CDS encoding RsmB/NOP family class I SAM-dependent RNA methyltransferase, which yields MVLTGTGPAGQRRRPQKSHTRRDPADLKPGLAARQAAARLLSAVTESQASLDGLLDPSGGNPAFTGLGDQDRLLVRAILLSALRHLRVIDAFIDRLVDNPLPDGARALRQVLRVAAAQILYLDVPDRAAVDLAVSQADGDPRNRRFAGLVNALLRRMTREKDQLLPEISSVTPDFPDWFEDRLTQYYAGDAKAILAILSEPPAIDLTVKSDAAGWAERLGGLVLPTGSVRIGRPEGPVSGLPGYDEGAWWVQDAAASLPVQMFSKLEGLEIVDLCAAPGGKTAQLALSGARVTACDQSANRLERLRGNLERLGLDVTTQLTRAQDLIAPDGFDGVLLDAPCSSTGTVRRHPDIPYTKSPDDITRLARVQRDLLDHSAGLVRRGGELVFSNCSLDPEEGEAMVAGFLADHPAWRIRPISPDRWPGLEAAVTSTGAIRTHPAMLGHEDPRLAGLDGFYAVVLTRT from the coding sequence CTGGTCTTGACCGGCACAGGGCCGGCCGGGCAGCGCAGAAGACCTCAGAAATCACACACCCGTCGCGATCCGGCTGATCTGAAGCCGGGTCTTGCCGCGCGTCAGGCGGCAGCCCGGTTGCTCTCGGCAGTCACCGAAAGCCAGGCGTCGCTGGACGGGCTTCTCGATCCGTCAGGCGGCAATCCGGCCTTCACCGGGCTCGGCGACCAGGACCGGTTGCTGGTGCGGGCGATCCTGCTGTCGGCGCTGAGACATTTGCGGGTGATCGACGCCTTCATCGACAGGCTGGTCGACAATCCCCTGCCCGACGGCGCGCGCGCACTCAGGCAGGTGCTCAGGGTCGCTGCCGCGCAGATCCTCTATCTTGATGTTCCTGACCGCGCCGCAGTGGACCTGGCGGTCAGCCAGGCGGACGGCGATCCGCGCAACCGGCGCTTTGCCGGGCTGGTGAATGCGCTGTTGCGGCGGATGACGCGGGAAAAGGATCAGCTTTTACCGGAAATTTCCTCGGTAACCCCGGATTTTCCGGATTGGTTCGAAGATCGGCTGACCCAATATTATGCCGGTGATGCGAAAGCGATTCTGGCCATCCTGTCGGAACCGCCGGCGATTGACCTGACGGTCAAGTCGGATGCCGCCGGCTGGGCCGAAAGGCTCGGCGGCCTGGTGTTGCCCACCGGATCGGTGCGGATCGGGCGGCCGGAAGGCCCGGTGTCGGGATTGCCCGGCTATGACGAGGGCGCCTGGTGGGTGCAGGATGCGGCCGCCAGCCTGCCGGTGCAGATGTTTTCGAAGCTGGAAGGGCTGGAGATTGTCGATCTGTGCGCAGCACCCGGCGGCAAGACGGCGCAACTGGCGCTGTCGGGCGCCCGGGTGACGGCCTGCGACCAGTCGGCAAACCGGCTCGAGCGGTTGCGCGGCAATCTGGAGCGGCTCGGCCTGGACGTGACAACGCAGCTGACCCGGGCTCAGGATCTGATCGCTCCCGACGGTTTTGACGGCGTGCTGCTCGACGCCCCATGTTCGTCGACCGGCACTGTGCGCCGGCATCCCGATATCCCCTACACCAAGAGCCCCGACGACATCACGCGGTTGGCACGGGTGCAGCGCGATCTGCTGGATCATTCGGCCGGTCTGGTCCGGCGCGGCGGCGAACTGGTGTTTTCCAATTGCTCGCTCGATCCCGAAGAGGGTGAGGCCATGGTGGCAGGATTCCTCGCCGATCATCCGGCTTGGCGCATCCGGCCGATAAGCCCCGACAGATGGCCGGGGCTGGAAGCGGCAGTCACCTCCACCGGCGCGATCCGGACGCATCCGGCAATGCTGGGCCACGAAGACCCGAGGCTTGCAGGTCTGGACGGGTTTTATGCGGTGGTATTGACCCGGACCTGA
- a CDS encoding DUF1013 domain-containing protein, protein MAQQLLMPKATAVWLVDNTALSFDQIAQFCKLHPLEVKAIADGEASQGIKGLDPVNTGQLSREEISMAEANPDYRLKLSEPKVRVPETKRKGPRYTPVSKRQDRPNAILWLVRNHPELKDAQVSRLVGTTKSTIEQIRGRTHWNAANLTPMDPVTLGLCTQIDLDLEVERAAKTRGAVPASEHGSVLVSARETEVATPVDEDGEKEIDADAVFAKLTSMKRTEPEEDEDI, encoded by the coding sequence ATGGCACAGCAGCTTCTCATGCCGAAGGCGACCGCCGTCTGGCTTGTCGACAACACCGCGTTGAGCTTCGATCAGATCGCACAATTCTGCAAACTTCACCCGCTCGAGGTGAAGGCGATCGCCGACGGCGAAGCCTCGCAGGGCATCAAGGGTCTTGACCCGGTCAACACCGGCCAGTTGTCACGGGAAGAAATTTCCATGGCCGAAGCCAACCCGGATTACCGGCTGAAGCTTTCCGAGCCGAAGGTTCGCGTTCCCGAGACCAAGCGCAAGGGTCCGCGCTACACGCCGGTCTCCAAGCGCCAGGATCGCCCCAATGCGATCTTGTGGCTGGTTCGCAACCATCCCGAACTCAAGGATGCGCAGGTCTCGCGTCTGGTCGGCACCACCAAGTCGACCATCGAACAGATCCGCGGACGCACCCACTGGAACGCCGCCAATCTGACGCCGATGGATCCCGTGACGCTGGGTCTTTGCACACAGATCGATCTCGACCTCGAAGTCGAACGCGCTGCCAAGACCCGTGGCGCCGTGCCCGCCTCCGAACATGGCAGCGTGCTGGTGTCTGCCCGCGAAACCGAAGTCGCAACACCGGTGGATGAAGACGGCGAGAAGGAAATCGATGCAGATGCAGTCTTTGCAAAGCTGACATCGATGAAGCGCACCGAGCCGGAAGAAGACGAAGACATCTGA
- a CDS encoding SDR family NAD(P)-dependent oxidoreductase, which yields MRLDGRTAIVTGGANGIGLAIVRRLVTDGARVMIADIDEAAGAAAVEAISGDGEVRFTAADVSERLDVHNLVARTIDAFGSINALVNNAGIVHAADFLDLTEADFDRVMNVNLKSAFLCGQAVARHMVERIGEGDEPGSIVNMSSINDTLAIANQVPYSVSKGGVSQLTGVMALSLAQHGIRVNAVGPGSIMTDMLASVADNPELRTRVLSRTPLGRIGDPSEIAAVTAFLLSSEASYVTGQTIYADGGRMPLNYTVPVKE from the coding sequence ATGAGACTGGATGGACGCACAGCGATTGTCACCGGCGGCGCCAATGGTATCGGGCTGGCGATCGTCCGGCGGCTGGTGACGGACGGCGCGCGGGTGATGATCGCCGACATCGACGAAGCGGCCGGCGCGGCTGCGGTGGAAGCGATCTCGGGTGACGGCGAGGTGCGGTTTACCGCCGCTGACGTGTCCGAGCGGCTTGATGTCCACAATCTGGTGGCCAGGACGATCGATGCCTTCGGCTCGATCAATGCGCTGGTCAACAATGCCGGGATCGTGCATGCGGCCGATTTCCTGGATCTCACCGAAGCCGATTTCGACCGGGTCATGAATGTCAATCTCAAGAGCGCGTTCCTGTGCGGACAGGCGGTGGCGCGGCACATGGTCGAGCGGATCGGAGAGGGGGACGAGCCGGGCTCGATCGTCAACATGTCCTCGATCAACGACACTTTGGCGATTGCCAACCAGGTTCCCTATTCGGTGTCGAAGGGCGGTGTCAGCCAGTTGACCGGGGTGATGGCCCTGTCGCTGGCGCAGCATGGCATCCGGGTCAATGCGGTCGGGCCGGGTTCGATCATGACCGACATGCTGGCCTCCGTGGCTGACAATCCCGAGCTTCGCACCCGGGTGCTGTCGCGCACGCCGCTGGGCCGGATCGGCGATCCGTCCGAAATTGCCGCGGTGACCGCCTTCCTGCTGTCGTCGGAGGCAAGCTATGTGACCGGGCAGACGATCTATGCCGATGGTGGCCGGATGCCGCTTAACTACACGGTGCCGGTCAAGGAATAG
- the acs gene encoding acetate--CoA ligase: MPQKTYKVLKDAKSRALIDDETYQKWYAQSIEDPETFWGEHGKRIDWFKPYTKVKNTSFTGNVAIKWFEDGLTNVSYNCIDRHLEKRGDQVAIIWEGDNPYDDKKITYRELYDQVCRLANVMKSNGVKKGDRVTIYMPMIPEAAYAMLACTRIGAVHSIVFGGFSPDALAGRISDCESTFVITADEGLRGGKKVPLKHNTDLAIEIAHRDGVVVKNVLVVRRTAGKIEWFEDRDIWYHEATAAAKPDCPPAHMKAEDPLFILYTSGSTGKPKGVLHTTAGYLVYASMTHEYVFDYHEGDIYWCTADVGWVTGHSYIVYGPLANGATTLMFEGVPNYPSPSRFWDVVDKHQVNIFYTAPTAIRALMGAGDDHVRKSSRKSLRTLGSVGEPINPEAWIWYHEVVGDKRCPIVDTWWQTETGGIMITPLPGATDLKPGSATRPFFGVQPQLVDGDGDVLEGTTEGNLCITDSWPGQMRTVYGDHERFIQTYFSTYKGKYFTGDGCRRDEDGYYWITGRVDDVINVSGHRMGTAEVESALVSHDSVSEAAVVGYPHDIKGQGIYCYITLMEGQEGDDALRKALVAHVRHEIGPIASPDKIQFSPGLPKTRSGKIMRRILRKIAEDEFGALGDTSTLSDPGVVDDLIANRQNKKG; the protein is encoded by the coding sequence ATGCCGCAGAAAACCTACAAAGTCCTGAAAGATGCCAAGTCCCGGGCACTGATTGATGATGAAACCTACCAGAAATGGTATGCCCAGAGCATCGAGGATCCGGAAACATTCTGGGGCGAGCACGGCAAGCGGATTGACTGGTTCAAACCCTATACAAAGGTCAAGAACACCAGTTTTACCGGCAATGTGGCGATCAAGTGGTTTGAAGACGGCCTGACCAATGTGTCGTATAACTGCATCGACCGGCACCTCGAAAAGCGCGGCGACCAGGTGGCGATCATCTGGGAAGGCGACAATCCCTATGACGACAAGAAGATCACCTATCGTGAGCTTTACGATCAGGTCTGCCGCCTTGCCAATGTGATGAAATCGAACGGCGTCAAGAAGGGTGACCGGGTCACCATCTACATGCCGATGATTCCGGAAGCCGCCTATGCAATGCTCGCCTGCACCCGCATCGGCGCGGTGCATTCGATCGTGTTTGGCGGATTTTCACCCGATGCGCTGGCCGGCCGAATCAGCGATTGCGAATCAACCTTCGTGATCACCGCCGACGAGGGCTTGCGCGGCGGCAAGAAGGTTCCGCTCAAGCACAATACGGACCTCGCCATCGAGATCGCCCACAGGGACGGCGTCGTGGTCAAGAACGTGCTGGTGGTGCGGCGCACCGCGGGGAAGATCGAGTGGTTCGAAGACCGTGATATCTGGTATCACGAGGCAACAGCCGCCGCGAAGCCGGACTGTCCGCCGGCCCATATGAAGGCCGAAGATCCGCTGTTCATCCTCTACACCTCCGGCTCGACCGGCAAGCCCAAGGGCGTGCTGCACACCACGGCGGGCTATCTGGTCTATGCCTCGATGACCCATGAATATGTCTTCGATTATCATGAGGGCGACATCTACTGGTGCACCGCCGATGTCGGCTGGGTCACCGGGCATTCCTATATCGTCTACGGCCCGCTCGCCAATGGCGCGACAACGCTGATGTTTGAAGGTGTGCCGAACTACCCCTCCCCGAGCCGTTTCTGGGATGTGGTCGACAAGCATCAGGTCAACATCTTCTACACGGCGCCGACCGCAATCCGGGCGCTGATGGGCGCCGGTGACGATCATGTCAGGAAGTCCTCGCGCAAATCGCTGCGCACGCTGGGATCGGTGGGCGAGCCGATCAATCCGGAAGCCTGGATCTGGTACCACGAAGTCGTCGGCGACAAGCGCTGTCCGATCGTCGACACTTGGTGGCAGACCGAAACCGGCGGGATCATGATCACGCCGCTGCCCGGCGCCACCGATCTCAAGCCAGGCTCGGCGACGCGGCCGTTCTTCGGCGTGCAGCCGCAACTGGTCGATGGCGACGGCGATGTGCTCGAAGGCACGACGGAAGGCAATCTGTGCATTACCGATTCCTGGCCGGGACAGATGCGCACGGTCTATGGCGACCACGAGCGGTTCATCCAGACCTATTTCTCCACCTACAAGGGGAAATATTTCACCGGTGACGGCTGCCGCCGCGACGAGGACGGTTATTACTGGATCACCGGCCGGGTCGATGACGTGATCAACGTTTCGGGACACCGCATGGGCACGGCGGAAGTCGAAAGCGCGCTGGTGTCGCATGATTCGGTCTCGGAGGCCGCCGTGGTCGGCTATCCGCACGACATCAAGGGCCAGGGCATCTATTGCTACATCACGCTGATGGAGGGTCAGGAGGGCGACGATGCGCTGCGCAAGGCGCTGGTTGCGCATGTGCGCCACGAAATCGGCCCGATCGCCTCGCCCGACAAGATCCAGTTCTCGCCCGGTCTGCCCAAGACCCGCTCGGGCAAGATCATGCGCCGGATCCTGCGCAAGATCGCCGAGGACGAGTTCGGAGCACTCGGCGACACTTCGACATTGTCCGATCCGGGCGTGGTCGATGATCTGATCGCCAACCGGCAGAACAAGAAGGGTTGA
- the htpX gene encoding zinc metalloprotease HtpX, producing MNLVRTAMLIALMTALFMGVGYLIGGAGGMMIALVIAAGMNLFSYWNSDKMVLRMHHAVEVDARTAPEFYQIVADLAQNAGLPMPKVYVIRNAQPNAFATGRNPQNAAVAASTGLLEALTDEEVAAVMAHELAHVQNRDTLTMTITATLAGAISMLGNFAFFFGGNRDNNNPFGFIGVLVAMLVAPFAAMLVQMTISRTREYAADRRGAEICGNPLWLASALRKIAMGASRVVNEDAERNPATAHMFIINPLNGQRMDSLFSTHPATENRIAALEAMVAEFAPAPAPSRRARPARTSVPPSGPWGRDGSSRKGPWS from the coding sequence ATGAATCTGGTTCGCACTGCCATGCTGATCGCACTGATGACCGCCCTGTTCATGGGCGTGGGCTACCTGATTGGTGGCGCCGGCGGCATGATGATCGCCCTTGTGATTGCTGCCGGGATGAACCTGTTTTCCTACTGGAATTCGGACAAGATGGTGCTGCGCATGCATCACGCGGTGGAAGTGGATGCCCGCACGGCGCCGGAATTCTATCAGATCGTTGCGGATCTGGCGCAAAATGCCGGGCTGCCGATGCCGAAGGTCTATGTCATCCGCAATGCCCAGCCCAATGCGTTCGCCACCGGCCGCAACCCGCAAAACGCTGCCGTGGCGGCCTCCACCGGGCTGCTTGAAGCGCTCACCGACGAGGAGGTGGCGGCGGTCATGGCGCATGAGCTGGCGCATGTGCAGAACCGCGACACGCTGACCATGACGATCACCGCGACGCTGGCCGGCGCGATCTCGATGCTGGGCAATTTCGCCTTCTTCTTCGGCGGCAATCGCGACAACAACAATCCCTTCGGCTTCATCGGCGTGCTGGTGGCAATGCTGGTGGCGCCTTTTGCGGCGATGCTGGTGCAGATGACCATCAGCCGCACCCGCGAATATGCCGCCGACCGGCGCGGCGCCGAAATCTGCGGCAATCCGCTGTGGCTGGCCTCGGCCCTGAGGAAGATTGCCATGGGCGCCAGCCGCGTGGTCAATGAAGACGCGGAGCGCAATCCTGCGACCGCCCATATGTTTATTATCAACCCTTTGAATGGGCAGCGCATGGACAGTCTGTTTTCAACCCATCCGGCAACAGAGAACCGCATCGCGGCGCTCGAAGCCATGGTCGCCGAATTTGCGCCCGCCCCTGCCCCGTCGCGCCGGGCGCGTCCGGCCAGGACATCGGTTCCGCCATCGGGGCCATGGGGCCGTGACGGCTCGTCCCGCAAGGGGCCCTGGTCTTGA